AATGGGGCTCCAGTCTCCTCAACCTCCCGGCGATGGCGAAAGTCACGCGCTTCATCATCGAGAGAGCCCCGTGGGACGCGTACGACGTCGGCGTGCCTTACCCCACCGGATTCCACCCCAGCTCCGAGTCACAGCTCCGCCAGTGGCAGCGCTTCGTGCTCACGCGCAACCGCACCAGCCTCTTCACCTTCATCGGCGCCACACGCGCCGACATCGCCGGCGACTTCCGCACCCTCCTCATCCAATACTGCCGCAACGAGTCCGACGCGTGCCGCGTCATCGACTGCGCCGTCACTCAGTGCTCCAACGGCTCCTCCGCGATCCAATCCTCCTTCCTCAGCTCCGACTTCTGCCTTCAGCCCAAAGGCGACAGCATGACCCGGCGGTCCGTCTTCGACTGCATGATTGCCGGTTCAGTCCCGGTTTTTTTCTGGAAAAAAACCGCTTACGATCAGTACCAATGGTTCTTACCGGAGGACCCGGAAAGCTACTCGGTTTTCATCGACCACGACGCCGTGAGGAACGGGACGTCCATCCGGGGAATCCTGGAGCAGTACAGCAAGGAAGATATCAGGAAAATGAGGGAAAAAGTGGTGGAAATCATACCCAAATTAGTGTATGCGAGGCCCAAAGAGGGGCTGCCCAAGGTGAAAGATGCGTTTGATATTGCGGTTGAAACTTTTATGAAAAGAATCAAAGAGGAGAAGGATTGGAACGAGTTCGTGAATGACATTGAAGAAAGAAGATGACTGCAATTTTTCTGCAATGTGGAGAGTCATGTATATACTGCTACTCCACTCCCTGTTGTTTGTGCTTCTTACGATTACTTCTGCAATTTcctttttcgttttttttttcagatattaaatatatataaactatacCCATAACTAGAGTATAATTGAGCAGAAATTATTTTTTCCCAATACAAGTTTGCAGAGACAATGGAACCAAGAGATTGTTTGCTTGATTTTGCAAGCTTTGGATTGAATTGATGATTTGTGTTTCAGAATTATGATGAGCAGTGTTGAAGAGAATTGTTGCTCTTGTCACCAAGAGCTTTGGTATATCtggattgagatttgagaatgaGATTCAACCCCTAATCAGTATTTACAAGCAGCTATGCTATGTACACATTGCAGAGAATCTAACCTTTATTTACAAGCTACTATTATCTAAACATGTGCAATGTCCCTGCTAAAAGAGTGTACTGACCTAAACATGTGCAATGTCCCTGCTAAAGGAGTGTACTAACCTAAACATGTGTAATATCCCTGCTAAAACTCggagcatgaactcaagaaaaatCATTTAAGACTAAGAGTAGTCGAGGAAAGGTCCTCTCAATGCTCAAACGCCCACATTGGATATGGACCGAACTGTCTCACGACGTTTTGAATAGAGGGTAGGTTATATCATGGcccaattattattacaacgTTCTCTACCATAGAATTCGGCCTTCGGGGTAAACCTGGCGGCTTCTATGAGGAATGTGGCACAAAGGAGGCTCGAGGGCTTGTTAAGGAAGGCGGCAAGGGTAGACGAAGGGGGGAAACGAAATGCGTTTTCTGGTCCCCTGAACCGGGGGTGCTTGTGGGGGTTGGGGGAGGGGGTGTGCCAAGACAAAACAAGGGAATGAAAGGCCGCTTTGCGTTGGATGCtctttacacaatcaaacttTTGTCGTCTTTACTTAAAAAATTGAACTTCAAACACTCCTTTTCTGGGAGTATTTATACACACATTCTATTATTTACATCACATGAATTTAAGAAGGTAACCTCCATCATTTAAGTCTCTATTATTAGAAACGAACTTCAAGAGCCAAATTATATTCACTCCATAATTCTCATGCCATAGACCTATTAGGTAGGGTGGCCGAGCAACCTTTCGGCACCAAGTACAGGCACTTGGCCTGAACCCCATGCCTAATCTTCCAACCAATTAATATGACTGAAAACCAATTTAGTCAagttaattaaacaattaagaCAATTAATTTTGTTGCGGGAGGTGTCAAATAActattttgatttgtttgaaCTAATCAAGACAAAGTTCACCAAAATCACACATTCGAGTAGCAGGGGTAACTTTTGAAATATCCAATAGAATATAATTACATAGATAATAATGAGCTGACACCATTGTAGAACAACCTACAAATAAATACGCTGGGGTCTAAGACACATTTCATTGATAACCATTAGCTTTCATTGTACACACACAATCACAACAAACAACATAACCTACACGACATTATAAGTAGACCATTTGGTGCCACAGATCAGGAATGAGAATGCTGGGATTCCAACTCATATCTAAGTACTAAATATTAAAGCAAATCTCTCActttttattcactttttttttttttttttttaaattctctGCTAGATGGCACAATAATCTGATTCACCCTAGAGTACACTCATAGCCGCCCGGCGATCTAGTCACCCTCGCTCCGATTTGGCTTGGAAGAAGAAAACTGAACCTGAGGTTACAAAgatgcaacaaaaacaaaattaaaaaaaaaaaaaaaaNNNNNNNNNNNNNNNNNNNNNNNNNNNNNNNNNNNNNNNNNNNNNNNNNNNNNNNNNNNNNNNNNNNNNNNNNNNNNNNNNNNNNNNNNNNNNNNNNNNNNNNNNNNNNNNNNNNNNNNNNNNNNNNNNNNNNNNNNNNNNNNNNNNNNNNNNNNNNNNNNNNNNNNNNNNNNNNNNNNNNNNNNNNNNNNNNNNNNNNNNNNNNNNNNNNNNNNNNNNNNNNNNNNNNNNNNNNNNNNNNNNNNNNNNNNNNNNNNNNNNNNNNNNNNNNNNNNNNNNNNNNNNNNNNNNNNNNNNNNNNNNNNNNNNNNNNNNNNNNNNNNNNNNNNNNNNNNNNNNNNNNNNNNNNNNNNNNNNNNNNNNNNNNNNNNNNNNNNNNNNNNNNNNNNNNNNNNNNNNNNNNNNNNNNNNNNNNNNNNNNNNNNNNNNNNNNNNNNNNNNNNNNNNNNNNNNNNNNNNNNNNNNNNNNNNNNNNNNNNNNNNNNNNNNNNNNNNNNNNNNNNNNNNNNNNNNNNNNNNNNNNNNNNNNNNNNNNNNNNNNNNNNNNNNNNNNNNNNNNNNNNNNNNNNNNNNNNNNNNNNNNNNNNNNNNNNNNNNNNNNNNNNNNNNNNNNNNNNNNNNNNNNNNNNNNNNNNNNNNNNNNNNNNNNNNNNNNNNNNNNNNNNNNNNNNNNNNNNNNNNNNNNNNNNNNNNNNNNNNNNNNNNNNNNNNNNNNNNNNNNNNNNNNNNNNNNNNNNNNNNNNNNNNNNNNNNNNNNNNNNNNNNNNNNNNNNNNNNNNNNNNNNNNNNNNNNNNNNNNNNNNNNNNNNNNNNNNNNNNNNNNNNNNNNNNNNNNNNNNNNNNNNNNNNNNNNNNNNNNNNNNNNNNNNNNNNNNNNNNNNNNNNNNNNNNNNNNNNNNNNNCccttttcccccccccccccccccccacacacacaagACAAACTCCTTATGACATTTTCTTGAAGAATTTTCCAATGTGCCCATGTATTCATTTGCCCTTAGATACTTTCGCATGTGATTTATGgcataaataatgtaattaatatgcattctatatttttttaacgAGGAAAATCGCAAACACTATCAAAGTGTGTAATGGGTAAACTCGTTTTTGTGTAATAACTCGCAAATCACACATGAAAGATAGATTCATTAGAAGGACCTCGTGCAACAAACTTGACTAATAGTTTAATAGTCCGATGTGTGTAAGAATCAAACTCACAACTAACATGTAATTCTAACTTGTGTcatatcaaaatatttaataaaaactagtttaaaaattattttttcatatgacGGAATTTTGTACTTTGATTATGAAACTAATTCGAATTCCATTAGAGTCACATTGTATAGTTTTACTCTTACTATTCAATATTATGCCTCTAAGGTATAACTTATTCAACATTATGCATTTTTTAGAGCTGAACTTTGATATTACGATTTTATCAGAATATTTTTgttgaaatagaaaataaaattcaaactttttttatatatattgtatgtaagAAATAGTAGTTTTAAGTGTCCAACGTCACGTAAAGTAGGTAGccaaaatttatgaattttatttattgactTTATATAATAAAGAAGAGAAGATGACACAAAATGCGAAGTTTGAGAAGCCATCAAACCCTATTTATTGGTTGGTAAACACAACGTGACACGTAATTTCCAAAAACTACGCCCAATCCCATTTAATTACGTTCCAAAACCAAACGTGAATCCCGTTAATACTTTGCTTGTTTAGCCGACACTTCCGCCTTCATCACGCTATGTGGGGCCGCTTAACCTTTTGGAATATTTTGCTTTGACCCAAAATATTAGGTTTCATCTTCAAACGTAACAGTTTTTCACTGCCTCTCTTTTTAGTGCCGAAAACGTTATCTAAACTCTCGTTGAGAGTTTGAATTTgtaacattataattattaagttaatattttatcaatttgaTTGAGATTGTCATCTCACTGCTTAAATCAAGAAGATCAATATTTCactcttttttgttttaaagagAGGTGAAGGAAATATTACAAAATGTGTCTTAAATTCTCAACCGGTCTAGTGTCTACATAtcttcaaatattaatatattagtgcttataataatattagattTATACAATCATGAATCTTGTGTGTGGTAACAAtatttttagttgattaattatttagttCAACCTTAATAACACTTTGACCCAATAAAAGGTGGTGTGAAATTACTGATTTCGGCAAATACGAAGTAAATGAAATATTGGTGCGTAGTGTATCAGTGTATGTATCATGGGGGAATGAGGAGTCTGGCTTCACTGAATCATTGAGGGATGAACATATATAGGCCCATGGCGGACGACCAGTGGGACCCCCCTGGCCGGTTGGCGGTTTAGACGTTTAATCATCGCTCCACACTCAAGAGGGACCTCGTAGCTTCACTCAACTTATTACACCATTCGCTATAAAACCTGTGTTTCCATACCCTAAACCTAAAGTGTAAATCAAATGTCacgctgttttttttttttttataattatttttaacttaatattttttaaaaaaaaaacttatttaagatttattttgtcttttgtgAGGTTTTATTTGACATAAACATGATTGATTTTGATGTatgattgaaaaaatatataatcaaacaataaaaagaaaaagtgattCTATGATAGTTAATGTTGTTAATATCacttttatttagttttaattttttcttgcaAGGCAATTTGAAATTAGATTTTTTGTGAATATTAGTATAGCAAACTCAAAGTCTCAACACAGTAAAGCATATTTTGCGATTTTTCCCTTTCACAAGATCTTAAAATGAAATCATGATAGTAAGACttctatattatttttcataaaaagtaaaaatgagatttttgtttattgaattATACTTTACTGTTCAACTTTTCTCACCCTACCACTCAAAGTAATTTTTAAGTGAAAGTATTTATCAAAGAGCTAAACATGGTATTaaatctaaaaatgaaaataattttgtcaaaaaaggttttttttttaagtaaagaaaaatacttttaaagttttattttaaaatttttttaaattctattcgacagaatttatatttaatgaaatagaGACGCCTCATAaagaaaaattatgaaaaaataaaaaataaaattagagagGTAAAATAGTAAAACTAAAAAGGGTGGTGTGTCGGTGTAAAATAGGGGGTAACCCATTCTCACCTGTTCCGGTAGTGTCTCTACTGGACAGTTACATAAACCAAATCACAAGTATTGTCCGCAGTCTTCTCCTTCCTTCCTTCATTCCCTCTCCTCCCTCCCTCTTTTCTATCATCACTTCTTTCTACGGCGACTCGATTTCTCACTCGGGGCAGCCCTAAAATGCTGTCAGATTTTCGTTCCAATTCTCCCTCAGATCATCATCTTCAACCCTCCCCAAAACCCAAATCCTCCTATCACTTCTTCAGGAACTCCTACAATTCTTTCCAATCCCAAATCGCTGCTCATCCACGTTTCTGGCTCCTTTCTGGTTTTCTCTTTATCCAGCTTCTCGTCGTTTTCTTTACTCGGAATTCGCCGCTCTCTTTCTCTTCTCATGCGCAGGTTCAGCTCCATGTCCCCCCTCAAACGATTACGCTCCCCGCCGCCGTGGCTCAGCCGCCCAAGGACGGAGGAGGAGGATGTGAGTACGGTAGGGTTTATGTGTACGATTTGCCGCCGATGTTCAACGAGGATTTGGCTTTGAAGAATTGCACGGATCTGCATCCTTGGCTATGGCAATGCGGGCTGAATACTAATGAGGGGTACGGGATGAGGGCGACGGAGATGGCCGAGATCTTGCCGAGGAAATTGGCGAAGGCGTGGTATCGGACGAATCAGTTCTCGTCGGAGGTTATATTTCACCACCGGCTCCTGAATTACCGGTGCCGGACGATGGAGCCGGAATCGGCGACGGTGTTCTACATTCCGTTCTACGCCGGGCAGGCCGTCGGGAAATATTTGTGGATCGACGATATTGAGAAGCGCGATTTGCGGTGTAATATGATGTTGAAGTGGGTCCAGAATCAGACGTATTGGAGGAAATCCAACGGCTCAGATCATTTCCTAACCATAGGGCGAATCACGTGGGATTTCCGCCGTTTAATGGATGCGGAACAGAAATGGGGCTCCAGTCTCCTCAACCTCCCGGCGATGGCGAAAGTCACGCGCTTCATCATCGAGAGAGCCCCGTGGGACGCGTACGACGTCGGCGTGCCTTACCCCACCGGATTCCACCCCAGCTCCGAGTCACAGCTCCGCCAGTGGCAGCGCTTCGTGCTCACGCGCAACCGCACCAGCCTCTTCACCTTCATCGGCGCCACACGCGCCGACATCGCCGGCGACTTCCGCACCCTCCTCATCCAATACTGCCGCAACGAGTCCGACGCGTGCCGCGTCATCGACTGCGCCGTCACTCAGTGCTCCAACGGCTCCTCCGCGATCCAATCCTCCTTCCTCAGCTCCGACTTCTGCCTTCAGCCCAAAGGCGACAGCATGACCCGGCGGTCCGTCTTCGACTGCATGATTGCCGGTTCAGTCCCGGTTTTTTTCTGGAAAAAAACCGCTTACG
This portion of the Ipomoea triloba cultivar NCNSP0323 chromosome 5, ASM357664v1 genome encodes:
- the LOC116019562 gene encoding xyloglucan galactosyltransferase XLT2-like, whose translation is MLSDFRSNSPSDHHLQPSPKPKSSYHFFRNSYNSFQSQIAAHPRFWLLSGFLFIQLLVVFFTRNSPLSFSSHAQVQLHVPPQTITLPAAVAQPPKDGGGGCEYGRVYVYDLPPMFNEDLALKNCTDLHPWLWQCGLNTNEGYGMRATEMAEILPRKLAKAWYRTNQFSSEVIFHHRLLNYRCRTMEPESATVFYIPFYAGQAVGKYLWIDDIEKRDLRCNMMLKWVQNQTYWRKSNGSDHFLTIGRITWDFRRLMDAEQKWGSSLLNLPAMAKVTRFIIERAPWDAYDVGVPYPTGFHPSSESQLRQWQRFVLTRNRTSLFTFIGATRADIAGDFRTLLIQYCRNESDACRVIDCAVTQCSNGSSAIQSSFLSSDFCLQPKGDSMTRRSVFDCMIAGSVPVFFWKKTAYDQYQWFLPEDPESYSVFIDHDAVRNGTSIRGILEQYSKEDIRKMREKVVEIIPKLVYARPKEGLPKVKDAFDIAVETFMKRIKEEKDWNEFVNDIEERR